In one window of Gemmatimonadota bacterium DNA:
- a CDS encoding translocation/assembly module TamB domain-containing protein: MRRHLRRFPAALLLALAPTVLGTLTALLYTEAGHRTLGRVASQELTRMFRGRFTVGRVSGSFLSTIELERVAIQDTLGEPFATVDRMAVRYRLADLLAGRIVFAGAELDHPDVRIVKRQNGRLNHQEIFRLGEGPGGGASPLVEVRDLRIRGGRIELRLPWHPPDTARTAALVAEALARDRARPGRVVLATPDGLRRVVVLDSLHARLPRLVISTPDHAPLTFDVDSLRTRVSDPAVAVVDLAAHAWTHGDSLAFTAHRAALAHSRLSGGGILTWPRGPVLYDFTLTADTLDLADLRWISPDFPALTGRTVVTARSRSDQLTAYTLQGLDLRGAPGRLTGTVTALVDQRRGLGVEAMTLDLEGLDLDVPRPYLDTLPLHGVLDGRLVGAGFRDGLDLTMDLAFRDDSVPGAPVTLLAGGGHLVLGGPTGTLFDSLELVHADVDLGTVRRLAPAVELRGRVQLAGVLRGPWRAVTYEGQFAHRDGDLPESRGALQALLDTRQDTVHFDALFDAAPLVFDGIRPGYPAIPVQGAVEGPIAVRGTTDRFFTRLDVTGDLGRLALEGTIGRAPGRIVAESLTARFTGLDLARLRGTGPATRLTGALRADGALDSLAGPSGSLALDLGRTRLGRFTLDTVHTLARAVDGVVLVDTLEAGWRAGGLAASGRLAWQGEEAGRVTGRFTADSLAAFAPFLSGLTVPGEDSTAAADSLDGSVTGEVQLSGTGREPRLLLQARGTALGWRGVRVPAAAAALGWRGVARPEVGGGLRADSVVVGRWRLEDLDLVVGGYQDSLRWGGQGRLAGLATVGAAGSFRAPADSQVIVVDSLAADLPHHDWALTGPATVVLAGGRVALAGVTLAASDGSGAFSVQGTVPRAAPGELAISATGVDLRDVYALLERDTAGIAGAVQLDVAVGGTARSPTLQGTGSLADLSVGELGSPFVQGIINYADRRLDANLLLWRTGEPVLRLEAELPLDLALQAVPRRQVEGPLRVRAIADSTDLGVVEAFTRNLRRVRGTLRADVAVEGSWDAPRLAGRLAIEAASAQVPGLGVRYTGVHAAAHLVGDSIVVDSLLARSGEGTLRAGGTVRLARLTRPVLGLTLRARRFRTIDVRRFLTLDASGAVELTGPVFGAHLTGRVTADAGNLHFADLITKRIVDLENPGDSGLIDLDLVRTERLGANFQSRFLDSLAIDTLQVQMGESFWLRSNEANIQLDGSLGVSKVRDRYRYDGSLTALRGSYTLRIGGIVAREFTVERGTVRYFGTPDLNAGLDIEARHTVIAAETSEEIPVIARITGTMLQPRLELSSPPTSNRPALSQTELVSYLMFNRPTFSLQGQAGQGSQYAAVETGLSYLSSALSSEIQRTLISDLGVPIDYIDIRAGGAGAAGLGGQTGAAQVAQVAAGWQIGRRWFVTVVADLCTNARRFYPNAEFRVSRQLRLKTSVEPAYSCQVALNQPTLSVNKYQVGFDVLWDREY, from the coding sequence CCCGCCGCGCTGCTCCTGGCGCTGGCGCCCACGGTGCTCGGCACCCTCACCGCGCTGCTCTATACCGAGGCGGGGCACCGCACCCTCGGGCGGGTGGCCAGCCAGGAGCTCACCCGGATGTTCCGGGGGCGCTTCACGGTGGGCCGCGTCTCCGGCTCGTTCCTCTCCACCATCGAGCTGGAGCGGGTGGCCATCCAGGACACCCTGGGCGAGCCGTTCGCCACCGTCGACCGGATGGCGGTGCGCTACCGGCTCGCGGACCTCCTCGCGGGGCGCATCGTCTTCGCCGGGGCGGAGCTCGACCATCCCGACGTGCGGATCGTGAAGCGGCAGAACGGGCGGCTCAACCACCAGGAGATCTTCCGCCTCGGGGAGGGGCCCGGGGGCGGGGCCTCCCCACTGGTGGAGGTGCGCGATCTGCGCATCCGCGGCGGGCGCATCGAGCTGCGGCTCCCGTGGCATCCCCCGGACACCGCGCGCACCGCGGCCCTGGTGGCCGAGGCGCTGGCCCGCGACCGCGCCCGTCCCGGGCGGGTGGTGCTCGCCACGCCGGACGGGCTCCGCCGCGTGGTGGTGCTCGACTCCCTGCACGCGCGGCTGCCGCGCCTGGTCATCAGCACCCCCGACCACGCCCCGCTCACCTTCGACGTCGACAGCCTGCGCACCCGGGTGAGCGACCCGGCGGTGGCCGTTGTCGACCTCGCCGCGCACGCCTGGACGCACGGCGACAGCCTGGCCTTCACCGCGCACCGGGCCGCGCTGGCCCACAGCCGCCTGAGCGGCGGCGGCATCCTCACCTGGCCACGCGGTCCGGTCCTCTACGACTTCACCCTCACCGCGGACACCCTCGACCTCGCGGACCTGCGCTGGATCTCCCCCGACTTCCCCGCGCTCACCGGCCGGACGGTGGTCACCGCGCGCTCCCGCTCCGACCAGCTCACCGCCTACACCCTGCAGGGGCTCGACCTGCGCGGTGCGCCGGGCCGGCTGACGGGCACCGTGACTGCGCTGGTGGACCAGCGGCGCGGGCTCGGGGTGGAGGCGATGACGCTCGACCTCGAGGGCCTCGACCTCGACGTGCCGCGGCCCTATCTGGATACCCTGCCCCTCCACGGCGTGCTCGATGGCCGCCTGGTCGGCGCCGGCTTCCGCGACGGCCTGGACCTCACCATGGACCTCGCCTTCCGCGATGACAGCGTCCCCGGCGCGCCGGTCACGCTCCTGGCCGGCGGGGGCCACCTGGTGCTGGGCGGCCCGACGGGGACGCTGTTCGACAGCCTCGAGCTGGTGCACGCCGATGTGGACCTGGGCACGGTGCGGCGGCTGGCGCCCGCGGTGGAGCTCCGCGGCCGGGTGCAGCTGGCGGGCGTGCTGCGCGGGCCGTGGCGCGCGGTCACGTACGAGGGCCAGTTCGCCCACCGCGACGGCGACCTGCCGGAGAGCCGCGGCGCCCTGCAGGCCCTGCTCGACACCCGGCAGGACACCGTCCACTTCGACGCGCTGTTCGACGCCGCGCCGCTCGTCTTCGACGGGATCCGCCCCGGGTATCCCGCGATCCCGGTGCAGGGCGCGGTGGAAGGGCCGATCGCGGTGCGCGGCACCACCGACCGGTTCTTCACCCGGCTCGACGTCACCGGCGACCTCGGCCGCCTGGCGCTGGAGGGCACCATCGGCCGCGCGCCGGGACGGATCGTGGCCGAGAGCCTCACGGCGCGCTTCACGGGGCTCGACCTGGCCCGCCTCCGCGGCACCGGGCCCGCCACCCGGCTGACCGGCGCCCTGCGCGCGGATGGCGCGCTCGACAGCCTGGCCGGTCCCTCCGGCAGCCTGGCGCTGGACCTGGGCCGGACGCGGCTGGGGCGCTTCACCCTCGACACGGTGCACACGCTGGCGCGCGCGGTCGACGGCGTGGTCCTCGTCGATACCCTCGAGGCGGGGTGGCGCGCCGGCGGCCTCGCCGCGAGCGGGCGCCTGGCCTGGCAGGGCGAGGAGGCGGGCCGCGTCACCGGGCGGTTCACCGCCGACAGCCTCGCCGCCTTCGCCCCGTTCCTCTCGGGCCTGACCGTCCCGGGCGAAGACTCCACCGCCGCCGCCGATTCCCTCGACGGCAGCGTCACCGGCGAGGTGCAGCTCTCCGGCACCGGGCGCGAGCCGCGGTTGCTGCTGCAGGCCCGCGGCACCGCCCTGGGCTGGCGCGGCGTCCGGGTGCCCGCCGCCGCCGCCGCCCTCGGATGGCGCGGCGTGGCGCGCCCGGAGGTCGGCGGTGGACTCCGGGCGGACTCGGTGGTGGTGGGGCGCTGGCGGCTGGAGGACCTCGACCTGGTGGTCGGGGGCTACCAGGACTCGCTCCGCTGGGGTGGGCAGGGCCGCCTCGCCGGGCTGGCCACGGTGGGCGCCGCCGGCAGCTTCCGCGCCCCCGCCGACTCGCAGGTGATCGTGGTCGACTCCCTGGCCGCCGACCTGCCGCACCACGACTGGGCGCTCACCGGCCCCGCCACGGTGGTGCTGGCCGGCGGGCGCGTGGCCCTCGCGGGCGTGACCCTGGCCGCCAGCGACGGCTCCGGCGCGTTCTCCGTGCAGGGCACGGTGCCCCGCGCCGCCCCGGGCGAGCTCGCCATCAGCGCCACCGGCGTGGACCTGCGCGACGTCTACGCGCTGCTCGAGCGCGACACCGCCGGCATCGCGGGCGCGGTGCAGCTCGACGTCGCCGTCGGCGGCACCGCGCGATCCCCCACGCTGCAGGGCACCGGGTCGCTCGCCGACCTGTCGGTGGGGGAGCTCGGCTCGCCGTTCGTGCAGGGGATCATCAACTACGCCGACCGCCGGCTCGACGCGAACCTCCTGCTGTGGCGCACCGGCGAGCCGGTGCTGCGCCTCGAGGCCGAGCTGCCGCTGGATCTCGCCCTGCAGGCCGTGCCGCGCCGGCAGGTGGAGGGACCGCTCCGGGTGCGCGCGATCGCCGACAGCACCGACCTGGGCGTGGTCGAGGCGTTCACCCGCAACCTGCGCCGGGTGCGCGGCACCCTCCGCGCCGATGTGGCCGTCGAGGGGAGCTGGGATGCCCCGCGCCTGGCCGGCCGCCTGGCCATCGAGGCCGCCTCCGCCCAGGTGCCGGGACTCGGGGTCCGCTACACCGGGGTCCATGCCGCCGCGCACCTCGTGGGCGACTCCATCGTGGTCGACTCGCTGCTCGCCCGCAGTGGCGAGGGGACGCTGCGGGCGGGCGGGACGGTCCGCCTGGCGCGCCTCACCCGGCCCGTGCTCGGCCTGACCCTGCGGGCCCGCCGCTTCCGCACCATCGACGTGCGGCGCTTCCTCACCCTCGATGCCAGCGGTGCCGTGGAGCTGACCGGCCCCGTCTTCGGCGCGCACCTGACCGGCCGGGTGACGGCCGACGCCGGCAACCTGCACTTCGCCGACCTCATCACCAAGCGGATCGTGGACCTCGAGAATCCCGGCGACAGCGGGCTCATCGACCTCGACCTGGTCCGTACCGAGCGGCTGGGCGCCAACTTCCAGAGCCGGTTCCTCGATTCGCTCGCCATCGACACCCTGCAGGTCCAGATGGGCGAGAGCTTCTGGCTCCGCTCCAACGAGGCCAACATCCAGCTGGACGGCAGCCTCGGCGTCAGCAAGGTGCGCGACCGCTACCGCTACGACGGCTCGCTCACCGCGCTGCGGGGGAGCTACACCCTGCGTATCGGGGGCATCGTGGCCCGCGAGTTCACCGTGGAGCGCGGCACCGTGCGCTACTTCGGGACGCCGGACCTCAACGCCGGGCTCGACATCGAGGCGCGCCACACGGTCATCGCCGCCGAGACCAGCGAGGAGATCCCCGTGATCGCGCGGATCACCGGGACCATGCTGCAGCCCAGGCTGGAACTCTCGAGCCCCCCCACCTCGAACCGTCCGGCGCTCTCCCAGACGGAACTGGTGAGCTACCTGATGTTCAACCGGCCCACCTTCAGCCTGCAGGGGCAGGCGGGGCAGGGGAGCCAGTACGCCGCGGTCGAGACCGGGCTCTCCTACCTCTCGAGCGCGCTCTCCAGCGAGATCCAGCGGACCCTGATCAGCGACCTCGGTGTCCCCATCGACTACATCGACATCCGCGCCGGCGGCGCCGGCGCGGCGGGCCTCGGCGGGCAGACCGGCGCGGCCCAGGTGGCGCAGGTCGCGGCCGGTTGGCAGATCGGGCGCCGCTGGTTCGTCACGGTGGTGGCCGACCTCTGCACCAACGCGCGGCGGTTCTATCCCAACGCCGAGTTCCGGGTGTCCCGGCAGCTCCGGCTCAAGACCAGCGTGGAACCGGCCTACTCCTGCCAGGTGGCGCTCAACCAGCCGACGCTGTCGGTCAACAAGTACCAGGTGGGCTTCGATGTGCTCTGGGACCGGGAGTACTGA